One Vairimorpha necatrix chromosome 7, complete sequence DNA segment encodes these proteins:
- a CDS encoding putative SP-containing protein: MNRLIFLFQSIFTTACGENEKNGERKVLDVPLLISTVETSEGFVIESHKDEYQPLKSESIKMKKSAFDKEINNSVESSKDNSRDETTITVPPENLQSKNNALFIFSEEKKFKPKSNRKGDCSCGCCTKMTCEALYSCGCCTEMTCEALCSCVSELFIQ; the protein is encoded by the coding sequence ATGAATCGTTTGATCTTTTTATTCCaaagtatttttacaaCAGCATGCGGAGAAAATGAGAAAAATGGGGAAAGAAAAGTTTTAGATGTTCCTCTACTTATATCGACCGTCGAAACGTCCGAAGGATTTGTCATTGAGAGCCATAAAGATGAATATCAACCACTCAAATCTGAAAgtattaaaatgaaaaaatcgGCATTtgataaagaaattaataattctgTTGAATCTTCTAAGGACAATTCGCGTGATGAAACAACAATTACTGTACCTCCTGAGAATTtacaatcaaaaaataatgctttgtttatttttagtgaagaaaaaaaatttaaaccaAAAAGTAATCGAAAGGGAGATTGTTCTTGTGGCTGTTGTACTAAAATGACCTGTGAAGCCTTGTATTCTTGTGGCTGTTGTACTGAAATGACCTGTGAAGCCTTGTGTTCCTGTGTCTCGGAGCTCTTCAttcaataa